The Melitaea cinxia chromosome 21, ilMelCinx1.1, whole genome shotgun sequence genome has a window encoding:
- the LOC123663831 gene encoding leukocyte elastase inhibitor-like: MKSVIAFCVLCTIAIEVNSQSFFNNYGQQNRGLNFSQRQNNRNTGIYFRNSDKDLSSYDKYINDKLNQNREEALANNNRITNDNINQISVVQSIQPNSDESPITTKPVRFVGVGKTDVEYLNNVTYAITNFGVNLMKSVNDLQTGNIIVSPTSIATVLALLQQGVVGEAQDEITRSLQMTPEVVAPTYQRLTYDMKKRNSRNILTVSNNVYIGDGFEINPEFKETAIINFGSEVTVTDFSKPIDAVKQINKWISIQTHNKINQLLPYHAVNPSTQLVIVNAVYFKGLWETKFKKEATKTLIFHLKNGEARSAQFMRIRHSFKYGIDEETKSYVAILPFERHQYSLILILPHQLSNADKTLNSLTNIKLMGYHKFEETEIQLELPKFTIRSDTEMISVLKRMNVSRIFDRRTDLTRIGTYRTYAPEISQAVHTGFLSVDEQGLSAAGAAGFAAVALSYEDPPAIFQANRPFLAVLWDTQFAIPLFIAKIEDPTQ, translated from the exons ATGAAAAGTGTAATAG CTTTCTGTGTATTGTGTACAATTGCGATTGAAGTAAATTCACAATCATTCTTCAATAATTATGGCCAACAAAACAGAGGCTTAAATTTTTCACAGAGACAAAATAATCGTAACACTGGAATTTATTTTCGCAATTCCGATAAGGATCTAAGCAGTtatgacaaatatattaatgataaactCAATCAAAATAGGGAAGAAGCTTTAGCGAACAATAACAGGATAACCAACGATAATATTAATCAGATAAGTGTTGTCCAATCGATACAACCTAATTCTGATGAATCTCCAATCACCACAAAACCCGTTAGATTTGTTGGCGTAGGAAAAACAGACGTAGAGTATCTTAATAATGTTACATACGCAATAACGAATTTCGGCGTTAATCTTATGAAG AGCGTAAATGATTTGCAAACTGGTAATATTATAGTTTCGCCGACGTCAATAGCTACCGTACTGGCTCTTTTACAACAAGGAGTAGTTGGTGAGGCTCAAGATGAAATCACGAGATCATTGCAAATGACTCCTGAAGTCGTAGCGCCGACTTACCAAAGACTTACCTATGATATGAAA AAACGTAACTCACGGAATATTTTAACTGTGTCTAATAATGTATACATTGGAgatggttttgaaataaatcCCGAGTTCAAAGAGACTGCCATAATCAATTTTGGGAGTGAAGTAACTGTCACAGATTTTTCGAAGCCTATAGATGCAgtgaaacaaattaataaatggaTCTCCATTCaaacacataataaaattaatcaactCTTGCCGTATC ATGCTGTAAATCCTAGCACCCAATTGGTGATTGTAAATGCTGTATACTTCAAAGGTCTGTGGGAAACTAAATTCAAAAAAGAAGCTACGAAGACATTAATATTCCATCTAAAGAATGGAGAAGCTAGATCGGCTCAATTCATGCGTATTCGTCACTCATTTAAATATGGAATCGATGAGGAAACTAAATCTTACGTCGCTATACTGCCTTTTGAg CGTCATCAATACTCACTGATATTGATTTTACCGCATCAATTATCGAATGCAGACAAGACATTAAACTCATTAACGAATATCAAATTAATGGGCTATCACAAGTTCGAAGAAACTGAAATACAATTGGAATTACCAAAATTCACAATCAGATCAGATACTGAGATGATATCAGTACTGAAAAGG ATGAATGTTTCAAGAATATTTGACCGCAGAACAGATCTTACAAGAATTGGCACTTATCGAACCTATGCACCTGAAATATCTCAAGCGGTTCATACAGGATTCCTGTCAGTGGATGAGCAAGGGTTATCTGCTGCAGGTGCCGCTGGTTTTGCAGCAGTCGCTCTATCTTACGAAGATCCTCCAGCAATCTTCCAGGCAAATAGACCCTTCCTTGCTGTATTGTGGGATACGCAATTTGCTATACCACTATTTATAGCGAAGATTGAAGATCCAACACAGTGA
- the LOC123664174 gene encoding uncharacterized protein LOC123664174 encodes METEKENIRFKVKSKIPLPTEPLPPIPQNLIKRQDVDVERQPLKTINRQPNNITRNEESSCTTEKVEKVKTKTKCAVKIDTRYVTIRQNTEDLDWDYKVFKDNIVEDNSVILISDDEGDRSNELRYFVENQNKNCLGETKKAITPSLKSPSLEPNKVRNIKKSLKRPHSRELQGLSPVAKHDKGDERHKRRLFDECLRDKLQSPDHLKKSYMVCLNRDYTGDLYTYLLNIENKTVLPRISSVTRACVTNWLVKVNASNGNPAIVQTALWYLDSILAVGHVQLEKLQLVAAACYWIAQKIHGHVLTANKIVKCSSHAFTAANLLAAEKAVLYKLKFPTQPVLPQEFITYLSWWCDSSHPGEIEIAATFLCITGLMVDKVLCNEYPSVIGAAAVRNAILLLRKKEAMRKLQRNPVFKEAEKKTSNISYVCSIQRKAVRLISSPIYEYKAPLEYYGIPPHYIAQKIISSANELAVIDTRIRPTAV; translated from the exons ATGGAAACCGAAAAGGAGAATATAAGATTTAAGGTAAAATCTAAAATTCCTCTCCCTACAGAACCACTGCCTCCCATTCcacaaaacttaataaaaagaCAAGATGTAGATGTTGAGAGGCAGCCTTTGAAAACTATCAATAGACAACCGAACAACATAACCAGAAACGAAGAATCTAGTTGTACAACTGAGAAGGTAGAAAAAGtgaaaactaaaacaaaatgcGCTGTCAAGATCGATACCCGATATGTTACTATCAGACAAAATACTGAAGACTTAGATTGGGACTACAAAGTGTTTAAAGACAATATTGTAGAAGATAATAGTGTTATACTTATAAGCGATGATGAAGGTGACAGAAGTAATGAGCTACGATATTTTGTTGAAAATCAAAATAAGAACTGTCTTGGAGAAACTAAAAAGGCAATAACGCCCTCACTTAAATCACCGTCACTAGAACCAAATAAagttagaaatattaaaaagagtCTAAAGAGACCTCACAGTCGAGAACTGCAAGGTTTATCTCCAGTAGCAAAACACGATAAAGGTGATGAGAGACATAAACGACGTTTATTCGATGAATGTTTGCGAGATAAGTTGCAGTCACCAGATCATC ttaagaaATCTTACATGGTATGCTTAAACCGAGATTACACAGGGGATTTGTACACGTATCTattgaatatagaaaataaaacagtaCTGCCAAGAATATCAAGCGTAACGCGTGCTTGTGTAACGAACTGGCTGGTGAAAGTCAAC GCCAGTAATGGAAACCCAGCAATAGTTCAAACAGCACTTTGGTACTTGGACTCGATATTAGCCGTTGGTCATGTTCAGTTGGAGAAGTTGCAACTTGTAGCAGCAGCTTGCTACTGGATAGCACAGAAAATTCATGGTCATGTCTTAACAGCTAACAAAATAGTTAAGTGCTCAAGTCACGCTTTCACTGCTGCCAATCTTCTAGCAGCCGAAAAAGCCGTACTGTACAAATTG AAATTTCCAACTCAACCGGTGCTACCTCAAGAATTTATAACATACCTCTCGTGGTGGTGCGATAGTTCACACCCTGGTGAAATTGAAATAGCTGCGACTTTTCTTTGTATAACAGGCTTAATGGTAGACAAAGTCCTTTGTAACGAATACCCATCAGTGATCGGCGCTGCTGCTGTCAGAAATGCAATCTTATTGTTGAGAAAGAAGGAAGCAATGAGAAAGCTTCAAAGAAATCCTGT ATTTAAAGAAGCAGAAAAGAAAACATCGAATATTTCTTACGTTTGCTCAATCCAAAGAAAGGCAGTCCGATTGATATCATCACCGATTTACGAATATAAAGCACCGCTCGAATATTACGGCATACCACCCCATTATATAGCCCAGAAAATTATCAGTTCTGCTAACGAACTTGCAGTCATCGATACTAGAATAAGGCCCACAGCAGTATAG
- the LOC123663830 gene encoding serine protease inhibitor 3/4 produces MKPLFLFLMVAVGLTSARWLRRQRSHPSKDTSFVGEATNELATTILQGYIDDSKNIAFSPLGYSAILAILAEGASGETRNQLVSALRLPEDQNITRKTYRNIMERLKYRNEYKYNQPELKNFFYIYKNYTINEDYKKILEDYYLTDVRSVERYNSFDDLDSKNNEEEKNVNNEEIPDIIPPKETDEKLITYAVEDIPEKVDVSYIEYKPAKNIKEQIKLVKNTQDANKEEFGDEEETMVAVEARNHARSLRVLNEKNDIASSISVNSVGKKSSKTSSSLMLIFNGMYFRGSWKKPFDKVEPGVFYKSNNEKMQVPMMKTRGTFKTTSLPDLDSEAILLPYDGDRYALMLLVPRSRDGLIRLIADLPATSLSEIQENLKEEELHVSLPTFYVDTTTKPVTALAKFGVSSIFGREAELSGISSKEGLFVQELVQNVAVRVDNTDSSASLIGASNAVEEIDEIGSLKNLPLNELKEARKFCVEHPFVFYIVDRVDNLVVVAGKVIDPQAPSDI; encoded by the exons ttctCATGGTGGCCGTTGGGCTCACCAGTGCACGCTGGTTGCGTCGCCAGCGGTCGCATCCATCTAAAGATACGAGTTTTGTGGGAGAAGCCACTAATGAACTTGCTACAACAATTTTGCAG GGTTATATTGACGATAGTAAAAATATTGCATTTTCTCCTCTTGGATATTCAGCGATTCTCGCTATATTGGCGGAAGGTGCAAGTGGTGAAACCAGAAACCAGTTAGTATCGGCACTTCGTCTACCAGAAGACCAAAATATCACTAGGAAGACCTACCGTAACATAATGGAACGCCTAAAATATAGGAATgagtataaatataatcaacCAGAGCtgaaaaatttcttttatatttacaaaaactatACAATAAATGAGGATTACAAGAAAATTCTGgaagattattatttaactgatgTACGTTCTGTTGAGAGGTATAATTCATTTGATGATCTCGACtcaaaaaataatgaagaagAAAAGAATGTCAATAATGAAGAGATTCCAGATATAATTCCACCTAAAGAAACAGATGAGAAATTAATAACATATGCCGTCGAAGACATACCAGAAAAGGTAGATGTTTCTTACATCGAATATAAACCAGCTAAGAATATTAAAGAACAAATAAAGTTAGTAAAAAATACTCAAGATGCAAATAAAGAAGAATTTGGCGATGAGGAAGAAACTATGGTTGCAGTTGAGGCAAGAAATCATGCACGCAGTTTGAGAGTGCTTAACGAAAAAAATGATATAGCTTCAAGCATTTCTGTAAATAGCGTTGGGAAAAAATCTAGTAAAA CAAGTAGTTCATTGATGCTGATTTTTAACGGCATGTATTTCCGTGGTTCTTGGAAGAAACCTTTCGACAAAGTGGAACCTGGAGtcttttataaatcaaacaatgaaaaaatgcaAGTTCCAATGATGAAGACAAGAGGTACTTTTAAGACCACCTCTTTACCAGATTTGGACAGTGAAGCCATTTTGTTACCTTACGAC ggtGATCGTTATGCACTTATGTTGCTGGTCCCACGGTCACGTGACGGTTTAATAAGATTGATCGCCGACTTGCCAGCGACATCGTTATCGGAGATTCAAGAAAATCTTAAAGAAGAGGAATTACATGTTTCGTTGCCAACTTTCTATGTTGACACAACTACCAAACCAGTTACAGCCTTAGCTAAG TTTGGTGTAAGCAGTATTTTTGGTCGAGAAGCAGAATTGTCAGGAATCTCTTCTAAGGAAGGCCTGTTTGTACAAGAACTCGTGCAGAATGTAGCTGTGCGAGTGGACAACACTGACTCATCTGCCTCATTAATCGGAG caAGCAACGCAGTTGAAGAAATCGATGAAATAGGATCATTAAAGAACCTTCCGTTGAACGAACTTAAGGAAGCTCGTAAATTCTGTGTGGAGCATCCATTTGTCTTCTACATAGTAGACCGTGTGGATAATCTTGTCGTTGTTGCTGGCAAGGTCATTGACCCACAAGCGCCATCTGATATttaa